One Thioclava sp. ES.031 genomic window, ACGTGATCACAAAAAGCGCATGACCACGATTTCCACACGCCCCATCGAGACCGCCGCCCATGATCGGCTTTACCGCGCCTTGCGCCAGCAGATCATGGTGGGGGAGTTGCTGCCGGGCACCGCGCTGACGCTGCGCGGCTTAGGCAAGCAATACGGTGTCTCCATGACCCCCGCGCGCGAGGCGCTGCGGCGGTTGGTGGCGGAAGGGGCGCTGACGCTGTCGAGTTCGGGCCGCGTCGCCACGCCGGAACTGTCGAACGAGCGGATCGAGGAGCTGGCGGCGCTGCGCGCACTGATCGAGCCGGAGCTGTCGGCCCGCGCCCTGCCGCGCGCCCACCTCGCGCTGATCGACCGTCTCGGCGCGATCAACGTCGCCAATGCCGAGGCTGTCGCGAAACAGGATGCGGTCGGCTACATCCGCACCAATCTCGAATTCCACCGTACGCTCTATCTGCGCGCGCAGGCGCCCGCGATGCTCGCGGTGATCGAAACCGTCTGGCTGCAGCTGGGGCCGACGATGCGCGCGGTCTACACCAAGCTGCAGCGCAACGAACCGCCGCGCCACCACCGGATGATTCTCTCGGCGCTGCGTGCGGGCGACGAACCGGCGCTTCGATTGGCCGTGCGCACCGATGTGACCCAGGGTTTGCGTCACCTGGCCCAGCGTGGCTGGTAAAACCGCCCCTTAAGCGATGTGTAAGGGGCATAAAAACGGCTTGGGCGACTTGACGCGAGACGCCATTGCCCGTATTCCGCGCCAACAGATTTTCGGGCGCTGCCGGGCGGCGCCTTCTCATGTTGGGGCCGGGCGCGCGATTCGCGTAACTTCGGCCAGGTAAGAAACGAAGGAAGAATGCCATGTCGCGCGTTTGCGAACTGACCGGCAAGGGCCCCACGACGGGCAACAAAGTGAGCCACGCGAACAACAAGTCGCGTCGTCGCTTCCTGCCGAACCTGAACGATGTCTCCCTGATCTCGGACACCCTGGGCCAGAGCTTCAAGCTGCGCGTTTCCGCAGCCGGCCTGCGCTCGGTTGACCACCGCGGCGGTCTCGACGCGTTCCTCGCCAAGGCGAAGGATGCGGACCTGTCGGTGAACGCTCTGAAGATCAAGAAAGCGATCGCGAAAGCTCAGGCAGCCGCCTGATCCTTTCCGGATCCACGGTTTCGAAAACCCCGCGCTTCGGCGCGGGGTTTTTGCTTATGCGGCTCGATCTGCCGTATTTCCCTCCCTGCGCCGTCACGCTAGTGTGAGCGCCATGTGGAGGACGCGCTTCAAGCTGCCAATCGGGATCGCCGCGGCGCTCATGCTGGCCATGACCAGCATGACGATGGCGGTCGCACGCGGTCAGGCGCGCGTCGCGGGCGAGGTGGTGCTCTGCACCGGCTATGGCGTGACCACGGTCAGCGTCGATGCCGAGGGCAACCCGACCGGCCCCGCCCATATCTGCCCCGACATGGTGCTGGCGATGATGGCTGCCGTTGCAGTCGCGCCGGCGCTGCCGACACCGCCGAAGGGCGAGGGGCGCAGCGTCGAGACGGTCGAGCCCGAGACCGCGCAGGCGCAGGCCGTCGTGGTGCCGCGCGCCCGCGGACCACCCGTGCCCGTCTGATCCCAAGCTTTCAGACGAACACACCCACAGGAGACGCACATGATCCGCAAATACCTGATGAGCGCGGCCCTGATCGCCGCAGCTCTCCCCGCCTTCGCCGCCGAGCCCATCCAGATCATCGACCCTTACGTCCGGGTCTCGACGCCGATGTCGAAGTCGGCGGCGGCCTTCATGGAGATCAAGAATATCTCCGATCTCGACGATCGCCTTCTCTCGGTCAGCTCGAACATCGCCGCGCGCGTCGAGTTGCATACCCACAAGCAGGGGCCGAATGGCGAGATGCAGATGCTCGAGGTCAAGGAAGGCTTCGAGATCCCCGCCAAGGGTGAGCATGTCCTGCAGCGCGGCGGCGATCACGTCATGTTCATGGGGCTGGTTCAGCCGCTCCATCAAGGCGACATGGTCACGCTCAACCTGCGCTTCGAGAAGACGGGGCTGATGGTCGTGGACATCCCGGTCGATCTGAACCGCGATCAGCCTGCCGCACCGTCGCAGGACGCCGCGCCGGTCGCCGATCCCCAGATTTCGCATGAGGCTATTACCCACGGGGAGCCGGAACATACCGAGCCCACGATGGACAAGAAAGAAAGCGATATGTGATCGGGGCCGGGCAGGGCGGCGCTCAGCCGCCCAGCTGCTCCAGCATCTCGGCTGCGGCCGCCGAGGCCGCACTTTCGCCGCTGGCCACGGCATCGCCAAGCTCGCGCATCTTCGCGCGGATTTCCGGGTCCTGGCGCAACCGCGCAAGCAGCCCCTCGCGCACCTCGGCCTCGAACCAGTGGCGTGCCTGCTCGGCCCGGCGCTGATCGAAATGCCCGTTCGCGCGCCGCCATTCGGCCAGCGCGGTCATCTCGTCCCAGGCCTTCTCCAGCCCGTTCTCTTCCATCGCCGAGACTGGCAGCGCCTTGGGGAAGCCCTCGGGGTCCTGAGGCCGCTTGCGCAGCAGCCGCAGCGCGCCCGCGTAATCCGAGACCGTCCGCATTGCGGCCGGTTTCAGATCGCCATCGGCCTTGTTCACCAAGATCAGGTCGGCCATCTCCATGATGCCGCGCTTGACGCCCTGAAGCTCGTCGCCGCCCGCAGGGGCCATCAGCAGCACGAACAGGTCCACCATCTCGGCCACCAGCGTCTCGGACTGACCGACACCCACGGTCTCGATCAGCACCACGTCGAAGCCCGCCGCCTCGCACAGAGACACCGCCTCGCGGGTGCGCCGCGCGACGCCGCCCAGATGCGCCTGAGAGGGAGAGGGACGGATGAAAGCGTTCGGATCGCGCGACAGCCGCTCCATCCGGGTCTTGTCGCCGAGGATCGAGCCGCCCGAGCGTGCCGAGGAGGGATCGACCGCCAGCACGGCGACCTTCAGCCCCTTCGCGGTCAGCATCATCCCGAAGGCTTCGATGAAGGTGGATTTGCCGACGCCCGGCGTGCCCGAAAGCCCGATGCGCAGCGCCTGACGCCCTTCGCCCGCCAGCGTATCCAAGAGTTCGACCGCCTGCGCGCGATGCTCGGCCCGGCCCGATTCCACCAGCGTGATCGCGCGGGCCAGGGCGCGGCGATCGGCGGCCAGAATGCGCGGAGCGAGGTCGGCGGGGCTTTGTTTGGTCATCGGCAGGCTTTCGCTGATTTTGGGTATTCGTGTCAAAAATGACATCAGACGTGAAGACTTAACGGTTACTTGCCTGCACCCTGCGACCTATGTCCAGAGCCAATGGGAAATTCCTGACACGAGGATGCCAATGACATCTCTTTCGAACCGTTCGACGCGCCCCTTGGCCGTCGCGCTTGCAGCGGCGCTGGTGATCGCGCCCTTGGGCGCGGCCCCTGCGCGCGCCGATCAAAGCGACAAGATCGTCTTCGACGTGGTGCTCAAAGGCATCCGCGCGGGCGAGTTGGCGATCAACGGCAAGATCACCGATGGCGCCTATGGCGCGAATGGCGTGTTGCAGACGGCGGGCCTCGTGGGGCTGCTGCGCAAGATCAAGTTCTCGGCCAGCGTCTCGGGGCTTCATGACGGCGAGAACTTCACCCCGATGAAATATTCCGAGGTGGACGACGCGCCGGGGCGCAAGTCGAAGCACCAGATCATCTACAATAACGGCACCCCCGTTTCCGTCAGCCAGCAGCCGCCGCGCAAGCCCAAACCCCGCGATGTCGATCCCGCGAAACAGGGCGGCACGGTCGATCCGCTGACCGCGCTCTATGCCGTGCTGCGCGATGTGCCGCGCGACGAGGCCTGCAAGCTCGACGTGAAGATGTATGACGGCGCGCGGCGCTCTCAGGTGCGCCTCTTCGATCCGAAACCGGATGGCAAAGATCTCGTCTGCTCGGGGGAATATCGCAGGCTCGAAGGGTTCTCGGAAAAGGACATGAAGGAAAAGAGCCGTTTCGCCTTCACCCTCTATTATGAGCCGAGCCCGAAGGGCGGTTTGCAGGTCGACAAGATCGAGACCGATACGATCTATGGAAAAGGCCGCCTCACTCGGCAATAAGGGGCGGGTGAACACAGACCGCTTTTCTCTTCCGATCGACGTGGTGCTGCCCGATCTGCGGGCGGCACTCTCTGCGCATGGCCGCGCGGTGCTGATGGCGCCGCCGGGCGCGGGCAAGACGACCCGCGTGCCGCTGGCGCTGCTCGATCAGATCGAGGGCCGGATCGTGATGCTGGAGCCGCGCCGTCTGGCCGCGCGCGCCGCCGCCGAGCGTATGGCGGACACCTTGGGCGAAAAGGTCGGCGAGACGGTCGGCTACCGCATCCGCGGCGAGGCGAAGGTCTCGAAAACCACCCGAATCGAAGTGGTGACCGAAGGCATCCTGACCCGCGTGCTGCAATCCGATCCGGAACTGACCGGCATAGGCTGCGTAATCTTCGACGAATTCCACGAACGCTCGCTCAATGCCGATCTGGGGCTGGCGCTGGCATGGGAGGTGCGCGGCGCGCTCAGGCCCGATCTGGCGCTGGTGGTGATGTCGGCCACGCTCGATGCCGAGCCGGTGGCGCAGCTTCTGGACGATGCGCCCATTGTGGTGTCCGAGGGCAGGGCCTATCCGGTGGAGACGCGGTGGCTGGATCGTCCGGTCGACAGTTCGATGCGGTTCGAGGCCGCGATGGCCGGGCTGATCGCCGAGGCCGCCGAGGCTACCGACGGCAGCCTCCTGACTTTCCTGCCGGGCGAGGGCGAGATTCGCCGTGTCGAAGCTCTGCTGAAGGGCCGCTTGCCCGCCGACATCGCGATCCGCCCGCTGTTCGGCGCGATGGAATTCGCCGCTCAACGCGCCGCTATCGCGCCCGCGCCTTCGGGCCGAAAATTGGTGCTGGCCACCGCCATCGCGGAAACCTCGCTGACCATCGAAGACATCCGCGTCGTGATCGACGGCGGCCGCGCCCGCCGCGCGCGCTTCGACCCAAGTTCGGGCATGGCGCGGCTTGTGACGGAGCCCGTCTCGCGCGCCGAGGCCGAGCAGCGCCGGGGCCGCGCGGGCCGCGTCGCGGAAGGCATCTGCTACCGCCTCTGGACCAAGGGCGCGGAAGGCGCGCTGCCGGCCTTTGCCCCGCCCGAGATCGAGGTGGCCGACCTCACGGGCCTCGCGCTGGAGCTTGCGCTTTGGGGCACCGAAGGCGGCGATCTGGCTTTCCTGACCCCTCCGCCCCCGCCTGCGATGGCGGAGGCGCGCGCTCTGCTCGAGGAACTCGGCGCGCTGAAATCGGGGCTGATCACCGAACACGGCCGCAAGCTCGCGAAACTGCCGCTGCATCCGCGCCTCGGGCATATGCTGTTGACCGCGGGCCCCGAGGCCGCCTCCCTTGCTGCCCTTCTGGCCGAGCGCGATCCGCTGCGGGGCGCGCCCGCCGATCTGACGCTGCGCCTCAGTGCGATCCGCGACCCGAAGCGCTTCGAGGCGAACCACCCCTATACGCCCCATCGCGGCACGATCGAGCGTATCCGCTCGGAGGCGAAGCGGCTGGCCCGCCTCGCCCCCGAGACGCCCGAGACCTACTCCCCCGCCGAGCAACTCGCGCTCGCTTACCCTGACCGCGTGGGCCTGCGCCGCAAGGGCGATGCGCCGCGCTACGTGCTGTCGGGCGGCAAGGGCGCGGTGGTGGCCGAGGGTGATCCGCTGGGCGCACAACGCCTGATCGTGGTGAGCGATCTCGACGGCGATCCGCGCGAGGCGAAAGTGCGCCAAGGTATCGCGATCTCCGAGGCCGAGGTTCGCCGCCTCTTCGCCGATCAGATCGCGTGGCACGATGTCTGCGACTGGTCCAAGCGCGAGGGCCGGGTGATCGCGCGCAAGCACGAACGGTTCGGCGCGCTGGTGCTGGACGATCGGGTCTGGAAGGACGCTCCGCGCGAGGCATTGGCGCGCGGCGCACTGGCCGGGCTGCGCCAGATCGGGCTACCGATGACGCCCGCCGCGCGCCGCCTTCAGGCGCGGGTGGAGCTGTTGCGCGGGCAGGGGGCCGATCTGCCCGATTTCTCGGATGAGGGGCTGTTGGAAAGGGCCGAGGACTGGCTGCTGCCCTATCTTGGCAAGGTGCGGACCGAGGCCGATCTGCGCAAGCTGGACCTGACCGATCCGCTGCGCGCAGCGCTCGACTGGGAGCAGATGCAGCTGGTGGATCGCTTGGCTCCTGCGCATTTCGAGACGCCCTTGGGTCGCCGCGTGCCAATCGACTACGCGGGCGAGGCACCAGGGATCGAGATCCGCCTGCAGGAGATGTTCGGCGTCACCGCCCATCCCACCGTCGGCCCGAAACGCCTGCCGCTGCGGATCACGCTGCTGTCGCCCGGTCACAAACCCATTCAGGTGACGATGGACCTGCCCGGCTTCTGGGAGGGCTCCTACGCCGATGTGCGCAAGGATATGCGCGGGCGCTACCCCAAGCATCCGTGGCCGGAAGACCCGCGCGAGGCCGATCCGACGCTGCGCGCCAAGCCCCGCAAATAGCTGCGCCCAATTGACCACGTTGACCGCGCGCGGCGCATTCGCGCATATGGCGCGAGGTAACGAGGGAAGAACATGACCGAAACGCTGAGCTTCGAGGACCGCAAGCGCCTCGTGATGACCGTGCTGATGACGCCCGATCAGGCGAATTTCTCCGGCAAGGTGCATGGCGGCGCGCTGCTGAACTGGCTCGATCGGGTCGCGTTCTCGCTCGCCTCGCGCTACTCGCAGCGCTACGCGGTGACGCTGTCGGTCGATCAGGTGACCTTCCAGCAGCCGATCAATGTGGGCGAGTTGGTGACCTTCCGCGCCAGCGTGAACCACACGGGCCGCACCTCGATGGAGATCGGCATCCGCGTCGAGGCCGAGAACATCACAGCCGGCACGCGGCGACACACCAATAGCTGCTATTTCACCATGGTCGCGGTGGACGAGGACGGCAAACCCGCCGCGGTGCCGAAGCTGGAGGCGGAGACGGCAGAAGAGCGCCACCGCTGGCGCGCCGCCGAACTGCGCCGGGAACTGCGCCGGGAGTTCGCCGCCAAGATGGACGCGGCGGCGGATCACGGCGAGGGGTGAGCCTGACGTTGTGATCGGTGTTTGGGCCGCCGCGCCAAACGAAAAAGGGCGCCCCGCGGGGCGCCCTTTCGCATATCTTTCGACCCGTGGCCGATCAGGCGTGGATCGCGCCGTCGCCGCAGGCGAGCGCGGCTTCGCGCACGGCTTCGGAGAAGGTCGGGTGGGCGTGGCAGGTCAGCGCCACGTCCTGCGCCGAGGCGCCGAATTCCATCGCCACGCAGATTTCGTGGATCAGGTCGCCCGCGCCGGGGCCGATGATGTGGCAGCCGAGGATGCGGTCGGTTTCCTTATCCGCGATCAGCTTCACGAAGCCGTCCGACTGGAACACCGCCTTGGCGCGGCCATTGCCCATGAAGGAGAACTTGCCGACCTTGTAGGCGCGACCTTCCTGCTTGAGCGCCTCTTCGGTCTGGCCCACCGAGGCGACTTCCGGGGTGGTGTAGATCACGCTCGGGATCACCTCGTAGTTCACGTGACCATGCTTGCCCGCGATGACTTCGGCGACGGCCATGCCTTCGTCCTCGGCCTTGTGGGCGAGCATCGGGCCGGTGACCGCATCACCGATCGCGTAGATGCCTTTCGCGGAGGTCTGCCAATGCGCGTCAGTCTTCACCTGACCGCGCGGCAGCATCTCGACGCCCACGCTCTCAAGGCCCAGACCATCGGTATAGGGCTTGCGGCCGGTCGCGACGAGAACGGTCTCGGCTTCGATCGAGGCGTTGCTCTCATCCTTGCGCAGCTGGTAGTTCACCGTGGCCTTGCCGTTCTTCACGTCGACGCCCTGAACGGCGGCGCCCATGACGAATTTCAGGCCCTGCTTGGACAGGATTTTCTGGAAGTTCTTGGAGACCTCGCCATCCATGCCGGGGGTGATCGCGTCGAGATATTCCACGACGGTCACATCCGCGCCGAGACGGGCATAGACCGAGCCCATTTCCAGACCGATGACGCCCGCGCCGATGACGACCATCGATTTCGGGATCTTGTTGAGCGACAGCGCGCCGGTCGAGGTCACGACGGTTTTCTCGTCGATCTCGATGCCCGGCAGCGAGGAGGGCTCGGAGCCGGTGGCGATCACGATGCTCTTGGCGTTGTGGACGTCCTCGCCCACTTTCACCTTGCCGGCTTCCGGGATCGAACCCCAGCCCTTGAGCCAGTCGATCTTGTTCTTCTTGAACAGGAACTCGATGCCCTTGGTGTTGCCGTCGATGACTTCCTGCTTGTAGGTCAGCATCTGCTTCCAGTCGACCGAGGGCGATTTGCCCTTCAGGCCCATCTTGGCGAAGTTATGCTCGGCTTCGTGCAGCTGATGCGTGGCATGCAGCAGCGCCTTGGAGGGGATGCAGCCCACGTTGAGGCAGGTGCCGCCGAGGCTGTCGCGGCCTTCGACACAGGCGGTTTTCAGGCCCAGCTGGGCGCAGCGGATGGCGCAGACATAGCCGCCCGGGCCGCCGCCGATCACGATCACATCATAGTCAGCCATTGTTCTTGCTCCTTGGGTTGGGGCGCGAGGGGGGCCTCGCGCCGGGAGGTCAGATCAGCGCGGCAATCGCCAGCGCCAGAATTGCGAAAAACGAAACGCTCCAGACATAGGAGCGCCACGGCACCCAGCCTTGCAGGTAGGCGGGAATGTAGAGGATGCGCGCTGCGAGGAAGATCCAGGCCAGCGCCGTGGTCAGCGCGGTCGTCTGCCCGGTGAGTCCCACGACCAGCGCGACGGGGGCGAAGAGGATCAGCCCCTCGAAGGAGTTGTTCATCGCGCGTTGCAGTCGGCCAAGCAGGGTCGAGATCTGCGGCGGCGTCTTGTCGCGCGGGGAGAGCGGGTAGCGCGGGCCCAGCTCGGTATTGGCCTTGATCGAATAGCCGACCATCAGCCCCAGATGGAGCAGAACGGCGAGGATCAGGACGGTGAGTTCGGGGGTCATTCGGTCGCTCCCGGCGGAGAGGGGGGTCCGGAGGGCTGTCTGCCCCCCGGACCCCCCGAGGATATTTGGCAAGAGCGAAGGGGCGGGGCGGCCGCCTTCGTCCTAAGTCGCTTACAGATCCATCAGCAGACGGCGCGGATCTTCCAGCGCTTCCTTGACGCGCACGAGGAAGGTCACGGCGCCTTTGCCGTCGACGATGCGGTGGTCGTAGCTCAGCGCGAGATACATCATCGGCTTGATGACGATCTGGCCGTTCTCGACCATCGGACGCTCCTGAATCTTGTGCATGCCGAGGATACCCGATTGCGGCGGGTTGAGGATCGGCGAGGACATCAGCGAGCCATAGACGCCGCCGTTCGAGATGGTAAACGACCCGCCCTGCATCTCGGCCATCGAGAGCTTGCCGTCACGGGCGCGGGTGCCCATCTCGGCGATCGTCTTCTCGATCGAGGCGAAGCTCATCTGGTCGGCATCGCGCACGACCGGCACGACGAGCCCGTTCGGGGTGCCCACGGCCACGCCCATGTGGACGTAGTTCTTATAGACCACCTCGTTGCCGTCGATCTCGGCGTTGACTTCCGGGACCTCTTTGAGCGCGTGGCAGCAGGCCTTCACGAAGAAGGACATGAAGCCGAGCTTCACGCCGTGCTTCTTGTTGAACAGGTCCTTGTACTCGTTGCGCAGGTTCATGACGCCCGACATGTCCACCTCGTTATAGGTGGTCAGCATCGCGGCGGTGTTCTGCGAGTCCTTGAGGCGCTTGGCGATGGTCGCACGCAGGCGGGTCATCTTCACGCGCTCTTCGCGCGATGCGTCATCGGCGTTGACCGGGCCGCGCGGCGCCTGCGAGGGCGTCGAGGCGACGGAAACCGACGCCTGCTTCGGCGCGCTTTCGGCCTTGGCGACGTCTTCTTTCATGATCCGGCCGTCTTTGCCCGAACCCTGAACGGAGGCCGGGTCGATGCCCTTCTCGGCCATCAGCTTCTTGGCGGAGGGCGCATCCTCGACATCCTTGCCGCCCTTGCCGCTGGCGGCGGGGGCTTCGGATTTGGCCTCTTCCTTCGCGGGGGCGCTGGCGGAAGCGCCACCGCTTTCGCCTTCGGCGATCACGGCGAGCTTGGCCGAGGCATCGACGGTCGCGCCTTCTTCGGCGACGATCTCCTTGAGAACGCCAGCCGCGGGAGACGGCACTTCGACGGAGACCTTGTCGGTTTCCAGCTCGCAGAGCATCTCGTCGGCCGCGACCGTGTCGCCGACCTTCTTGAACCACGTCGACACAGTTGCCTCGGTGACCGATTCACCAAGGCTGGGCACCATCACGTCGGTCATTTTTCCCTCGTTCGATTGGGGCTGTTGGGCGGGTTTTTCCGCCGGTTTGTCATCTTTCTTCGGCGCGGGGCTGGCGCCAGCCTCTTCGATCGTCGCGAGCAGCGCATCGACGCCGACGGTCTCGCCTTCGGCGGCCACGATCTCGCCGAGCGTGCCGGCCGCGGGGCTCGGCACTTCGACGGTCACCTTGTCGGTTTCGAGCTCGCAGAGCATCTCATCTGCGGCCACCGTGTCGCCGGGCTTCTTGAACCAGGTGGCGACGGTGGCTTCCGTGACGCTCTCGCCGAGCGTGGGAACGCGGACTTCAGTGGACATCTATTCAACCCTCCAGTGCATCGTTGACGAGCGCGTCCTGCTCGGCCTTGTGGCGGCTTGCCAGACCCGTCGCGGGCGAGGCGGAAGCTGCACGGCCTGCATAGCGCGCACGGGCATGTTTCGCGTCGATCTTGGCGAGGACCCATTCGATATAGGGCTCGACGAAGAACCAAGCGCCTTGGTTTTTCGGCTCCTCTTGGCACCAGACGATCTCGGCATTCTTGAAGCGGGTCAGCTCTTTGGTGACCGCCTGTGCGGGGAACGGGTAGAACTGTTCCAGACGCAGCAGGTAGACATCGTCCAGCCCGCGTTCGTCGCGCTGTGCCAGCAGGTCGTAATAGACCTTGCCCGAGCACATCACGACGCGCTTGATCTTGTCGTCGGACTTCAGCTCCAGATCCGAATTGCCGTGCTGCGCGTCGTCCCACAGCACGCGGTGGAAGCTGGACCCGGTGGTGAAGTCTTCCGTGGTCGAGACCGCCTTGGGGTGACGCAGAAGCGATTTCGGCGTCATCAGGATCAGCGGCTTGCGGAAGTCGCGATGGATCTGGCGGCGCAGAATGTGGAAGTAGTTCGCCGGCGTCGTGCAGTTCGCAACGATCCAGTTATCTTCCGCCGACAGCTGCAGGAAGCGCTCCAGACGGGCCGAGCTGTGCTCGGGGCCCTGACCTTCGAAACCGTGCGGCAGCAGGCAGACGAGGCCCGACATGCGCAGCCATTTCCGCTCGCCCGAGTTGATGAACTGGTCGAACATGATCTGCGCGCCGTTGGCGAAATCGCCGAACTGCGCTTCCCAGAGCGTCAGCGCCTTCGGTTCCGCCAGCGAGTAGCCGTATTCGAACCCGAGCACCGCATATTCGCTGAGCATCGAGTCGATCACCTCGTAGCGGGCCTGACCCTCACGAATGTTGTTCAGCGGGTAGTAGCGGTCTTCGTTGTCCTGATTGACCAGCGCCGAGTGGCGCTGCGAGAAGGTGCCGCGGGTGGCATCCTGACCCGACAGGCGCACCGGGTAGCCCTCGGTCAGGAGCGAGCCGAAGGCCAGTGCCTCGGCGGTCGCCCAGTCGAAGCCCTTGCCGGTCTCGAACATCTGCTTCTTGTTCTCGAGCAGACGCCCGACTGTCTTGTGCAGCGCGAATTTCTCGGGCGCGGTGACGAGCGCCTTGCCGACCTCTTCGAAGGTCTCGGGCGCGATCGCGGTGGTGCCGCGCTCGTATTCGCTCTTTTCCTGCTCCATGCCGGACCAGCGACCGTCGAGCCAGTCCGCCTTGTTCGGCTTGAAGACCTTGCCGGCTTCGAACTCCTCGTTGAGATGCGACTGGAACGAGGCTTTCATATCCTCGATCTCGCCCTCGGGGATCAGGCCGTCAGCCACGAGACGCTCGGTGTAGAGCTGCAGCGTGGTTTTGTGGGTCTTGATCGACTTGTACATCACCGGGTTGGTGAACATCGGCTCGTCGCCTTCGTTGTGACCGAAGCGGCGGTAGCAGAAGATGTCGATGACCACGTCCTTGTGGAACTTCTGGCGGAACTCGGTCGCGACGCGGGCTGCGTGCACGACGGCTTCCGGATCGTCGCCGTTCACGTGGAAGATCGGGGCTTCCACCATCAGCGCGAGATCGGTCGGGTAGGGCGAGGTGCGCGAGAAGTGCGGCGCGGTCGTGAAGCCGATCTGGTTGTTCACGACGAGGTGGATCGTGCCGCCCGTACGGTGGCCGCGAATGCCCGAGAGCTGGAAGCACTCGGCCACGACGCCCTGACCGGCGAAGGCCGCATCGCCGTGCAGCAGCACCGAGACGACCTTGGAGCGGTCCGAACGGTCGGCCAGCTGGTCCTGCTTGGCGCGGACCTTGCCGAGTGCGACCGGGTTCACCGCCTCGAGGTGCGAGGGGT contains:
- the odhB gene encoding 2-oxoglutarate dehydrogenase complex dihydrolipoyllysine-residue succinyltransferase; its protein translation is MSTEVRVPTLGESVTEATVATWFKKPGDTVAADEMLCELETDKVTVEVPSPAAGTLGEIVAAEGETVGVDALLATIEEAGASPAPKKDDKPAEKPAQQPQSNEGKMTDVMVPSLGESVTEATVSTWFKKVGDTVAADEMLCELETDKVSVEVPSPAAGVLKEIVAEEGATVDASAKLAVIAEGESGGASASAPAKEEAKSEAPAASGKGGKDVEDAPSAKKLMAEKGIDPASVQGSGKDGRIMKEDVAKAESAPKQASVSVASTPSQAPRGPVNADDASREERVKMTRLRATIAKRLKDSQNTAAMLTTYNEVDMSGVMNLRNEYKDLFNKKHGVKLGFMSFFVKACCHALKEVPEVNAEIDGNEVVYKNYVHMGVAVGTPNGLVVPVVRDADQMSFASIEKTIAEMGTRARDGKLSMAEMQGGSFTISNGGVYGSLMSSPILNPPQSGILGMHKIQERPMVENGQIVIKPMMYLALSYDHRIVDGKGAVTFLVRVKEALEDPRRLLMDL
- a CDS encoding 2-oxoglutarate dehydrogenase E1 component, translated to MTDQSPNDQFNASQFLQGANAEYVEQLYAKFAEDPSSVDTAWAAFFASLGDPDQDVKKSAEGASWERRDWPPVAADDLTAALTGEWPAAPAEGKAAGDKIKKKAAEAGVPVDEAAVKRAVLDSIRALMIIRAYRIRGHLAADLDPLNMRDTGQHPELDPKSYGFTDADMDRPIFIDNVLGLEIASMRQIMDIVKRTYCGTFALQYMHISDPEQSAWLKERIEGYGKEITFTKTGRRAILNKLVEAEGFEKFLHVKYMGTKRFGLDGGEALIPAMEQIIKRGGQLGLQEVVVGMPHRGRLSVLANVLQKPYRAIFHEFQGGSFKPEDVDGSGDVKYHLGASADREFDGNKVHLSLTANPSHLEAVNPVALGKVRAKQDQLADRSDRSKVVSVLLHGDAAFAGQGVVAECFQLSGIRGHRTGGTIHLVVNNQIGFTTAPHFSRTSPYPTDLALMVEAPIFHVNGDDPEAVVHAARVATEFRQKFHKDVVIDIFCYRRFGHNEGDEPMFTNPVMYKSIKTHKTTLQLYTERLVADGLIPEGEIEDMKASFQSHLNEEFEAGKVFKPNKADWLDGRWSGMEQEKSEYERGTTAIAPETFEEVGKALVTAPEKFALHKTVGRLLENKKQMFETGKGFDWATAEALAFGSLLTEGYPVRLSGQDATRGTFSQRHSALVNQDNEDRYYPLNNIREGQARYEVIDSMLSEYAVLGFEYGYSLAEPKALTLWEAQFGDFANGAQIMFDQFINSGERKWLRMSGLVCLLPHGFEGQGPEHSSARLERFLQLSAEDNWIVANCTTPANYFHILRRQIHRDFRKPLILMTPKSLLRHPKAVSTTEDFTTGSSFHRVLWDDAQHGNSDLELKSDDKIKRVVMCSGKVYYDLLAQRDERGLDDVYLLRLEQFYPFPAQAVTKELTRFKNAEIVWCQEEPKNQGAWFFVEPYIEWVLAKIDAKHARARYAGRAASASPATGLASRHKAEQDALVNDALEG